One Kwoniella dejecticola CBS 10117 chromosome 11, complete sequence DNA segment encodes these proteins:
- a CDS encoding ATP synthase F1, gamma subunit, whose protein sequence is MFTRTVRPALNVARAAQQQSQGMATLREIEQRLKSVRNIEKITKSMKVVASTKLTRAERAMREAKKYGAANNELFKHTEIEKSEEAPKILYVGISSDGGLCGGIHSSISRAVKKAMAEQPGTLAVVGDKPKSQLSRAMPQAFKVTFNAVGKDVPTFAEASAIADEIVKNGGEWDEIKIISNKYLSAISYESGVTSVISAKALQAAAGFQAYEMEEDVSKDLAEFALANAIYTALVEGHAAEISARRTAMENASNNANDMMASLQLQYNRGRQAVITNELIDIITGASAL, encoded by the exons ATGTTCACTCGAACTGTCCGACCCGCCCTCAATGTCGCTCGTGCCGCCCAACAACAGTCTCAGGGTATGGCTACCCTCCGAGAAATCGAGCAAAG ATTGAAGTCTGTTAGAAACATTGAGAAGATcaccaag TCGATGAAGGTTGTCGCTTCTACCAAATTGACTCGAGCGGAACGAGCTATGAGAGAAGCTAAGAAGTACGGAGCTGCCAACAACG AGCTCTTCAAGCACACCGAGATTGAGAAATCCGAAGAAGCTCCCAAGATCCTCTACGTCGGTATCTCCTCCGACGGTGGTCTATGCGGTGGTATCCACTCATCCATCTCTCGAGCCGTCAAGAAGGCCATGGCTGAGCAACCTGGTACCCTCGCCGTCGTTGGTGACAAGCCCAAATCCCAATTGTCCAGAGCCATGCCCCAAGCTTTCAAGGTCACCTTCAACGCTGTCGGTAAAGACGTACCCACCTTCGCTGAGGCTTCCGCTATTGCCGATGAGATCGTTAAGAACggtggagaatgggatgag ATCAAAATCATCTCCAACAAATACCTTTCCGCCATCTCTTACGAATCCGGCGTCACCTCCGTCATCTCCGCCAAGGCTCTTCAAGCCGCCGCCGGTTTCCAAGCTTacgagatggaggaagatgtctCCAAGGATCTCGCCGAATTCGCCCTTGCCAACGCTATCTACACTGCTCTCGTCGAGGGTCACGCCGCCGAGATTTCCGCTCGACGAACTGCCATGGAGAACGCTTCCAAC AACGCCAACGATATGATGGCTTCCCTCCAACTTCAATACAACAGAGGTCGACAAGCAGTCATCACCAATGAACTTATCGATATCATTACT GGTGCTTCCGCTTTGTAA